The nucleotide sequence CGAGCAGCATTCATGAACTGCAACGTATCGGGGTGATGGGACCAGACTTCGAGATCGGATAAAACATCGCTCGCATACATCGCTTGAAACGCCTCGAGATATTGCCCAATGACTGCCTGGTTTCTCCGAGATAGTCGCGCATCTATTTCAATAGCGATTTCGTTGAGCATTTCCCTAACCAGCTCCCAGCTCACCTTCAGGGGTGGATAAAGCATTACGCATAGTGGGAAGAGCTCTTTCTGAACGGCATCCGTACTGCCTTCCAAAACCACCAAACAGAGGTAAATTTGGAACATCTCGATATCGCGGATGCTAGAAATGCGGACATTGACATGGTTCAACTTGCCGCTGTGACAACAGTAGCCGGGATGGCGAGTGGCAGAACGGGCAGCAATCTGTTCTGCAATTTCAGTAATCTCTGGCATCAGCTCTCGGACTGCTAACAGCTCGGCAGAATAATAATCGCAATCGGCAGCAGCACGATAAGAGCGTTGTAGAGGCATGTAAAGGTGATCGTCCATCACCTTGAAATAATCTTCAAAGACGCCTCTGGCAGCTTCGGGTAAGTCAGCTAGCAGCAGTTGGCCCGTATAGTGAAACTGCATACTGACGAACCCCAGCACGCGAGGATCTTTGGCAGTGTGCGCGGCTCGAATCTGGCCGCATTTTGCAGCAATAATTTGAGAAAACCGTTCGGGGCTAGTGCCAGATTCGTAGCTTTTGGCAGCCGCCTCGTAGAGAATGCGGGAATCTTCCGCAATTTGCCAAGGATCGATCGCTTGCATATCGATTCTCTGCTTGGGAATTTCTGCCGCTAAAAGTGCTTCAGTGCGAGACCAAGCTTGAGAGCTGGCAAAGCGCAGCCCCTCCAACACCGCCCGTGCCAGGGCCGACTTGCCAGACAAAGAATTGATACGATCGCCTTTCCTTCCATCGTCTAAAGATTGAAGGTATTTCTTGGCCCAAAGTTCAGATAATGAAACTTGAGAAGCTGCTTGGGGCACAGGAGGTTGGGGTTGGCTCATCGGATTGCCTCAGACGATTGAGAACATGGATTCAATGATTGTGAATGCAATGATTGTGAATGCAATGATTGGGGTACTTCAGGAGTGCGCTCGATCGATTGAATAGGGGATTGTGCGAGAAAATTAACCAAGGTCTTGAACAGTATATTAATTACCTTTAGTACGGTAATTTTCACCGTAAAAGTACTAGAATTTCGATAGAAGAGTCCTAAAAACACATAACCTCAGGGTTGTAACGGATTGACAAACCGCAAAAAGTAGTACTTATTAGTTTAATATACTAAAAATTTATTTAAATTGTATAAAATATCTTCCACTATTCCTGTTCGTTCAATGTCAGCGCAAGATAGTTTCGCAATCTGTAACATTCCGCCGATCTAATGCCGATTCCTTGAAGTATGGCCATGGGCAGGCCGTGAATCTAGAGTCGCTCTATTACCTGAAAGATCTGTACTCTTACCCGGTCTATGGAAGAACGAATTTCTGCCGCAGCAAGGCATCGCTCACTCGGCTAATATCGCGCATTTGAGCGACATCGTGTACCCGCAGACAATCGGCACCCCCAGCGATCGCCACAGCGCAAGCCGCACCAGTCCCCCACACCCGATCGAGAGGATCGGCATATGCCAAAATTTTGCCTAAGAAGCTTTTGCGGGATACCCCCAGTAATAGCGGACATCCCAAACTGCGAAACCGATCGCAGTGGCGAATTAAGTCCAGATTGTGGGCTACTGTTTTGCCAAACCCGATCCCCAGATCGATCGCAATCTTGTCCCGATCGATCCCAGCGGCGGTGGCATCAGCAATGCGATCGGCTAAGCGATCGTAGACATCATCGACAACGTTGCGGTAGTGGGGCGCTTGCTGCATGGTGCGCGGGGTACCCTGCATGTGCATGAGAAAGACCGGCACATTGAGGCGGGCGGCAGTGGGCAACATGTCGGGATCGAGTTGTCCGGCGGAAATATCGTTGAGGATATCGGCACCAGCGGCGATCGCCGCTTCCAACACAGCCGCCTTAGTGGTGTCGATCGAAATGGGGATATCCGTCAGTTGCCGCAGCGCCCGGATCGTCGGGACTACCCGCTGAATTTCTGTCTCGGCGTCCACCGGTTGGGCTCCCGGTCGGCTGGATTCTCCGCCAATATCGAGCATGTCGGCTCCAGCATCGATGAGCTGTAAGGCTCGACCAACGGCTCGTTCTAAACGGTCGTATTGACCGCCGTCGCTAAAGCTGTCGGGGGTGATGTTGAGTACTCCCATCAGATAGGTGCGATCGCCCCAGACAAAGATTTTGTTGCGCACCTGCCAAGCGGTTGG is from Synechococcus sp. PCC 7336 and encodes:
- the folP gene encoding dihydropteroate synthase translates to MRLRVTAVLPEPPGGYQLYVRSVNDEAQRDRLQQLSPQLEWHCSDGGWRAWLPLELLESVGAEIGAAIDRYRRPPTAWQVRNKIFVWGDRTYLMGVLNITPDSFSDGGQYDRLERAVGRALQLIDAGADMLDIGGESSRPGAQPVDAETEIQRVVPTIRALRQLTDIPISIDTTKAAVLEAAIAAGADILNDISAGQLDPDMLPTAARLNVPVFLMHMQGTPRTMQQAPHYRNVVDDVYDRLADRIADATAAGIDRDKIAIDLGIGFGKTVAHNLDLIRHCDRFRSLGCPLLLGVSRKSFLGKILAYADPLDRVWGTGAACAVAIAGGADCLRVHDVAQMRDISRVSDALLRQKFVLP